One Sporomusaceae bacterium ACPt DNA window includes the following coding sequences:
- the pycA_1 gene encoding Pyruvate carboxylase, whose translation MKRIQTVLVANRGEIAIRVIRACNELGIRTIAIYSKEDIFSLHRYKADEAYLVGEDKSPVDAYLDIESILHIAKSRNVDAIHPGYGFLSENLNLAKRCKEEGLVFIGPNTEHLSMFGDKINARAQAMAAGLPVIPGSEGPVNSLEEVKAFADCYGYPFIIKAILGGGGRGMRIVRTPDALEESYSRAKSEAKACFGDDQIYLEKLLEFPKHIEVQILGDQHGNIVHLYERDCSVQRRHQKVIEIAPSLSLPDDLRHAICDAAVRLMTKVGYVSAGTVEFLVTPDHKFYFIEVNPRIQVEHTITEMITGVDIVQAQLLIADGASLHDEEIGIPDQACISCNGHAIQCRVTTEDPANQFMPDTGKINAYRSGGGFGVRLDAGNAYAGSVITPYYDSLLVKVSTWGLTHKSAIAKMKRCLNEFRIRGIKTNIPFLYNVVAHEKFLHGTYDTSFIDTSPELFVFPPPQDRGTKLLKYLAEITVNGFDGITKGPKPSFPPVRMPKMPDGPIPEGTKQLLDKYGPEGLAAWVKEQKEVLLTDTTMRDAHQSLLATRIRTQDMATVIAPTVRLLPNLFSLEVWGGATFDVAYRFLKEDPWKRLAALRQQCPNILFQMLLRGSNAVGYTNYPDNLIRSFVHHAAEAGIDVFRIFDSLNWVKAMAVAIDAVRTSGKVAEASFCYTGDILDKSRSKYDLAYYINIAKDLERAGAHILCIKDMAGLIKPEAAYRLVSALKESIDLPIHLHTHDTSGNGIYTCARAIDAGVDIVDVAISSLAGMSSQPSANTLYYALEGNGRQPNVNIHGLNELSHYWEDVRAYYKDFESSLFFPNPEVYQHEMPGGQYSNLRQQAKALGLESQWDKIKKVYRQVNDMFGDVIKVTPSSKIVGDMALFMVENNLTEDDIYELGETLDFPNSVVEFFTGLIGQPYQGFPKELQRIILKGKEPITKRPGEMLEAVNFSEIRETLNNTLHRPVNAQDVLAYSLYPKVFLDWANFTATYGDVSVLDTATFFHGLKPREEIRVDIEQGKTLVIKLISIEDPLPDGTRIVNFELNGLPREVIVKDKSIKTVTVSRIKAEKDNPNHVSASMNGKVVKVTVEKGEHVKKGVPLIVIEAMKMETTIQAPFDCVIKELYAKTNDQVETGDLLIELLKVTKA comes from the coding sequence ATGAAAAGAATCCAAACGGTGCTGGTAGCCAATCGCGGCGAAATTGCCATTCGTGTTATTAGGGCCTGTAACGAGTTAGGCATCCGTACAATCGCCATTTACTCTAAAGAAGATATATTTTCCCTGCATCGCTACAAAGCTGACGAAGCTTATCTGGTTGGTGAAGATAAAAGTCCGGTAGATGCCTATTTGGACATTGAAAGTATTTTGCATATTGCCAAAAGCCGCAATGTCGATGCCATTCATCCAGGCTATGGTTTTTTATCCGAAAACCTTAATCTTGCCAAACGTTGTAAAGAAGAGGGACTTGTCTTTATCGGTCCCAATACAGAACACTTGTCCATGTTCGGCGACAAAATAAATGCCCGCGCCCAAGCAATGGCGGCGGGATTGCCGGTCATCCCCGGAAGCGAGGGCCCGGTAAACAGTTTAGAAGAAGTTAAGGCTTTTGCTGACTGCTACGGCTATCCTTTTATAATTAAAGCCATTCTGGGCGGAGGTGGCCGGGGTATGCGAATCGTCCGGACCCCAGACGCTCTAGAGGAATCTTATAGCCGCGCTAAATCAGAGGCTAAAGCCTGTTTTGGCGACGATCAAATCTATCTGGAAAAACTTTTGGAATTTCCTAAACACATTGAAGTTCAAATATTGGGAGATCAACACGGTAATATTGTACATTTGTATGAAAGAGACTGCTCGGTTCAACGCCGTCACCAAAAGGTTATCGAAATAGCACCAAGCCTGTCGCTGCCGGACGATCTTCGCCACGCCATCTGCGATGCGGCCGTCAGATTAATGACCAAGGTTGGCTATGTTAGCGCCGGCACGGTCGAGTTTTTAGTAACACCTGATCACAAATTCTATTTCATTGAGGTTAACCCCCGTATCCAGGTTGAACATACCATTACTGAAATGATTACCGGCGTTGATATTGTGCAAGCTCAATTGCTCATTGCCGATGGCGCAAGCTTACATGATGAAGAAATCGGTATCCCGGACCAAGCCTGCATTAGTTGCAACGGACACGCCATTCAATGCCGGGTAACTACAGAAGATCCGGCGAATCAATTCATGCCTGACACCGGAAAAATAAATGCCTACCGGAGCGGCGGCGGATTTGGTGTGCGCCTTGATGCCGGCAATGCTTACGCAGGTTCGGTTATTACCCCATATTATGATTCACTGCTGGTTAAAGTATCTACATGGGGTTTGACTCACAAAAGTGCAATTGCCAAAATGAAACGCTGTTTAAACGAATTCCGCATACGCGGTATAAAGACCAACATCCCTTTTTTGTATAACGTAGTTGCCCATGAAAAATTTTTACATGGCACTTATGATACCTCTTTTATTGATACATCCCCGGAACTGTTTGTTTTTCCGCCGCCCCAGGACAGAGGTACCAAATTACTTAAATATCTGGCCGAGATAACCGTCAATGGCTTTGATGGAATTACCAAAGGCCCCAAACCCAGCTTCCCCCCGGTCCGAATGCCCAAAATGCCTGACGGCCCTATACCTGAAGGCACTAAGCAGCTTCTCGATAAATATGGCCCGGAAGGACTGGCGGCTTGGGTAAAGGAACAAAAAGAAGTCTTATTGACAGATACCACAATGCGGGACGCCCACCAGTCGCTCCTGGCCACCAGAATACGGACCCAGGACATGGCAACCGTCATTGCTCCCACTGTACGTCTGCTGCCAAACCTATTTTCCCTGGAGGTTTGGGGGGGCGCCACCTTTGATGTCGCCTACAGATTTCTTAAGGAAGATCCCTGGAAACGTCTCGCCGCCCTCAGACAGCAATGTCCCAACATATTGTTTCAGATGTTACTACGCGGCTCCAATGCTGTCGGTTACACCAACTATCCTGACAACTTAATCCGATCATTTGTTCATCACGCCGCCGAAGCAGGCATTGACGTTTTCCGAATATTCGACAGTCTTAACTGGGTTAAGGCCATGGCTGTCGCCATTGATGCTGTACGCACTTCCGGTAAAGTAGCAGAAGCTTCGTTCTGTTATACCGGTGATATTCTCGATAAATCCCGCAGCAAATATGACCTCGCATATTATATAAATATTGCCAAAGACTTGGAACGGGCAGGAGCACATATCCTTTGCATCAAAGACATGGCAGGTCTGATAAAGCCGGAAGCGGCATACCGGCTTGTCTCTGCTTTAAAAGAATCAATAGACTTGCCAATCCATCTACACACTCACGATACCAGCGGCAACGGCATTTATACCTGTGCCCGGGCTATTGACGCCGGTGTAGACATTGTGGATGTCGCAATCTCATCGCTGGCCGGAATGTCGTCACAACCAAGCGCCAACACTTTATATTACGCCTTGGAAGGCAACGGACGCCAGCCCAATGTTAACATTCACGGCTTGAACGAACTATCCCATTACTGGGAAGATGTCCGGGCGTATTATAAAGATTTTGAAAGCAGCCTGTTTTTTCCCAATCCTGAAGTATATCAACATGAAATGCCTGGCGGACAATACAGCAATCTCCGGCAGCAAGCCAAAGCATTAGGCTTGGAAAGTCAATGGGACAAAATAAAAAAAGTTTACCGTCAGGTAAACGATATGTTTGGCGATGTTATAAAAGTCACTCCTTCCTCCAAAATTGTCGGCGACATGGCCTTGTTTATGGTAGAAAATAACCTGACTGAAGACGACATTTATGAATTAGGCGAAACGCTTGACTTTCCCAATTCCGTTGTGGAATTTTTCACCGGACTGATTGGGCAGCCCTACCAAGGATTCCCCAAAGAGTTACAGCGTATCATTCTTAAAGGAAAGGAACCTATCACCAAACGTCCGGGAGAAATGCTGGAAGCTGTTAACTTTTCCGAAATTCGCGAAACTTTAAATAACACGCTCCATCGTCCCGTTAACGCGCAAGACGTTTTGGCCTATTCCCTCTATCCCAAGGTATTTTTAGATTGGGCCAACTTCACTGCTACTTACGGCGACGTGTCTGTTTTAGATACCGCTACCTTTTTTCATGGCCTAAAACCTCGCGAAGAAATCCGGGTAGATATTGAGCAGGGAAAAACATTAGTAATAAAACTTATCTCAATTGAAGACCCGCTCCCTGACGGTACCCGGATAGTAAACTTCGAATTAAACGGATTACCCCGGGAAGTTATTGTCAAGGACAAAAGTATTAAGACGGTCACCGTATCACGAATCAAGGCAGAAAAAGACAACCCAAATCATGTTAGTGCATCCATGAACGGAAAAGTTGTCAAAGTGACAGTCGAAAAGGGCGAACATGTAAAAAAAGGTGTCCCGCTCATAGTAATAGAAGCCATGAAGATGGAAACAACCATTCAGGCTCCCTTCGACTGCGTAATTAAAGAACTGTATGCAAAAACCAACGACCAGGTGGAAACCGGTGACTTGTTAATTGAATTGCTCAAAGTAACCAAAGCATAA
- the sasA_2 gene encoding Adaptive-response sensory-kinase SasA — protein MSWLTCILETIKHEVNTGTICALELKNEPVSYINMPRERLAEEIAQLTEVLIRSVQDNTFTPLKVHISWVCKIRLEQGVKLSDIMLFLDLYETAVKDAMSAFLKEDLISLNQYRREIDSLLDRVRVFVSEYFFVLYEETVYKQFEQLRTINEITAYLTSSLNLHEVLDFIVTSAMRLFKADCGSILLVDVDKGMIPSVAKMWEHYNSSSVIAETIGYSINQVELDYEDLLSDRMLSTFKQEGLLKVKAIKLYLQELLIGMLIIGFRSARKSTPLDQKLFETFANHAAIAVHNAQLYGDADSKLKQRIHEVTILIEQQQAIMQCMREGVIAINPDGYINLINNEGQRLLNRGPDLIGKYIRDVIPDSRLPIVMKTRQAEYDQEQEIGDKVIITNRVPIIVNDEVIGALATFRDKQDVKILAEELVGLKSLLDSMRAQSHEFANKLHTIAGLIQMKQYDKVLDLITLMYKSQQEFVSFIVKRIKDQATAGLLIGKISQSSEQGISLRLNPRSKLDFLPQSFRSLSMVTVLGNLISNAMEAVANLPAERRVIDIYIFQGKKNLNIRVKDLGNGIPENYKRKIYQRGFSTKRGNRGVGLALVKQEVEVCGGKIAVNSRENQGSTFTVTIPIR, from the coding sequence ATGAGTTGGCTAACATGTATTCTAGAGACAATCAAACATGAGGTCAACACGGGAACAATTTGTGCGTTAGAATTAAAAAACGAGCCAGTTTCATATATTAATATGCCGCGAGAACGCCTGGCCGAGGAAATTGCACAGTTGACCGAAGTTCTCATACGTTCTGTACAAGACAACACATTTACGCCGCTAAAAGTTCATATCAGCTGGGTATGTAAAATACGGCTCGAACAAGGGGTCAAGTTGTCAGATATTATGTTGTTTCTTGACCTTTATGAGACGGCTGTCAAAGATGCGATGTCGGCATTTTTGAAGGAAGATTTGATTAGTCTCAACCAATACCGGCGCGAAATCGATTCGTTATTGGACAGGGTAAGGGTATTTGTTTCAGAATACTTTTTTGTCCTCTATGAGGAAACGGTCTACAAGCAGTTTGAACAGTTAAGGACTATTAACGAAATAACGGCTTATCTGACATCATCGCTTAACCTTCATGAAGTATTGGATTTTATCGTGACAAGCGCCATGCGTCTGTTTAAAGCAGATTGCGGCAGTATATTGCTGGTAGATGTCGACAAAGGTATGATTCCGTCGGTTGCCAAAATGTGGGAGCATTACAATTCTTCGTCTGTTATTGCCGAAACAATCGGATATTCGATCAACCAGGTCGAACTAGACTATGAGGATTTACTGTCTGACCGTATGCTTAGTACCTTCAAACAGGAAGGCTTACTCAAAGTAAAAGCAATAAAATTGTACTTACAAGAATTGTTAATTGGAATGCTGATTATCGGGTTTCGTAGCGCCCGAAAATCTACTCCGCTTGATCAGAAGCTTTTTGAAACATTTGCCAATCATGCCGCCATCGCCGTTCATAATGCTCAATTATACGGCGATGCCGACTCCAAGTTGAAACAACGAATTCATGAGGTAACTATTCTTATTGAGCAACAACAAGCCATTATGCAATGTATGCGGGAAGGAGTTATCGCGATTAATCCTGATGGCTACATCAACCTGATAAACAATGAAGGCCAACGGTTATTGAATCGCGGGCCGGATCTGATTGGCAAGTATATCCGGGATGTTATCCCTGATTCCCGCCTGCCAATTGTAATGAAAACCCGTCAGGCCGAATACGACCAGGAGCAGGAAATCGGGGATAAGGTTATAATTACTAACAGAGTACCTATTATAGTAAATGATGAAGTCATCGGGGCCCTTGCTACATTTCGGGATAAACAGGATGTGAAAATACTGGCGGAAGAACTGGTAGGCCTGAAAAGCCTGCTTGATTCCATGCGGGCCCAATCTCATGAATTTGCCAACAAATTACATACGATAGCCGGTCTGATCCAAATGAAACAATACGACAAAGTATTAGACCTTATTACCTTGATGTATAAAAGCCAACAAGAGTTTGTCAGCTTTATAGTCAAGCGTATTAAGGACCAAGCTACAGCGGGATTGCTTATTGGCAAAATTAGCCAATCAAGTGAACAAGGTATTTCACTTCGGCTCAATCCACGCAGCAAGCTTGATTTTCTGCCGCAATCGTTCCGCAGTTTATCTATGGTTACCGTACTGGGCAATTTAATTAGCAACGCTATGGAAGCGGTTGCGAACCTTCCTGCCGAACGAAGAGTCATTGATATTTACATTTTTCAGGGGAAAAAAAATTTAAATATTAGGGTAAAGGATTTAGGCAACGGGATACCTGAAAACTACAAAAGGAAGATTTATCAACGAGGTTTTTCTACTAAACGTGGTAACCGGGGAGTTGGACTTGCTTTGGTTAAACAGGAGGTGGAGGTATGTGGCGGCAAAATTGCAGTTAATTCACGCGAAAATCAAGGCAGCACGTTTACGGTAACAATACCAATACGTTGA
- the dcuR gene encoding Transcriptional regulatory protein DcuR, with amino-acid sequence MGIDVIIVEDDPMVLELHRQYINQVKGFKVVGQAADGKTGFNIISELRPQLVILDVYMPGDNGIDLLRRVRTEGLNTDVILVTAAHRTETIQQGMQYGAVDYIIKPFTFQRFKKSLKSYQQYIEQIRNNQQLTQTDIDCLKGVVSTESHLSSLEELKNSIPKGLDKATLESVLSIVKEQTGYFSASEISKLVGISRVTVRRYLNYLCDNGWLKGILSYGPVGRPLHKYIKDDSFSF; translated from the coding sequence ATGGGAATTGATGTTATTATTGTGGAAGACGATCCTATGGTACTGGAACTTCACCGGCAATATATCAACCAGGTTAAGGGGTTTAAGGTAGTAGGACAGGCTGCTGACGGAAAGACGGGGTTTAATATCATTTCAGAACTAAGGCCGCAATTAGTGATATTGGATGTTTATATGCCGGGAGATAACGGAATCGATCTTCTGCGGCGAGTTCGGACTGAGGGGCTGAACACCGATGTTATTTTGGTTACGGCAGCCCATCGGACAGAAACTATCCAGCAAGGAATGCAATATGGTGCCGTTGACTACATCATAAAGCCGTTTACTTTTCAACGCTTTAAAAAGTCCTTAAAAAGCTACCAGCAGTATATTGAGCAAATCAGAAATAATCAGCAGTTGACCCAAACGGATATTGACTGTCTAAAAGGAGTGGTTTCCACTGAAAGTCATTTGAGCAGTCTGGAAGAACTCAAAAACAGTATTCCTAAGGGTTTAGACAAAGCGACTCTGGAATCGGTTTTGTCAATTGTCAAAGAGCAGACGGGATATTTTAGTGCTTCGGAAATATCCAAGCTGGTCGGTATATCCCGAGTGACAGTCCGGCGTTATTTAAACTATTTGTGTGACAATGGGTGGCTGAAAGGCATTTTATCTTACGGTCCGGTAGGAAGGCCGCTGCATAAGTATATAAAGGATGATTCTTTTTCCTTTTGA
- the ftsH_3 gene encoding ATP-dependent zinc metalloprotease FtsH, translated as MYFIIKTVRSTKDDYLKEDNHIVSTVLSFRVADAMPEDVGQGYVRIDNAEMDKLEVIMGDIVEIQGRKTTVAKVVPCFANFKNQNIVQMESIIRENAGVGIDERVTLKKAVRQAAQTVILSPLDVTIDFSDAQDIKHLERVLNGLPVFTGDRVKVSLAGARSQYFTVIGTAPQGPVLINAATKLKVTKSDASEDRSYRASYEDVGGLDKELQRVREMVELPLKYQEVFFQLGVDAPKGVLLYGPPGTGKTLMARAVASETNATFLHVNGPEIINKFYGESEARLREIFETAQRRAPAIIFIDEIDAIAPKRTDVIGDVEKRVVAQLLALMDGLKSRGQVIVIGATNVPDMVDPALRRPGRFDRELSINPPDMSGRLRILKIHTRSMSIDQSVDLEKLAHMTHGFVGADLAILCKEAGMNAVRRLLPEIDFTAGIRDDDLAKLKVTMDDFYTAFREVEPTATREFFSDRPNVKWEQVGGMSDIKDKLKSLVEMPLQYPELFKQAQHNMPKGIMLTGRPGTGKTLIVKALAGSSGAHFISVDGATLNSRWIGEAEKGLRMIFKRAKQIAPCILFFDEIDAFAPVRNAAERGGADRLVSQLLLELDSLMDSANVIVVAATNRPDMVDPALMRPGRFDFIVELPLPNKEERMEIFKIHTAKLSLADDVDLKYLAAATDGVAGSDIEAICKHASMSALKRLVSQTRSLAEMSAGYKVLNEDFGYGLRQVINR; from the coding sequence ATGTACTTTATAATTAAGACTGTAAGAAGTACGAAGGACGACTATCTAAAGGAGGATAACCATATTGTGAGTACTGTTTTATCCTTTAGAGTAGCGGACGCTATGCCGGAAGATGTCGGTCAGGGATATGTACGGATTGATAACGCAGAGATGGATAAACTCGAAGTCATTATGGGCGATATTGTAGAAATCCAAGGCCGAAAAACAACAGTGGCAAAAGTAGTCCCATGTTTTGCTAATTTCAAAAATCAGAATATTGTACAAATGGAGTCTATTATCAGAGAGAATGCCGGTGTAGGAATTGACGAGCGGGTAACCTTGAAGAAAGCAGTACGTCAAGCGGCACAAACGGTTATTCTGAGTCCTTTGGACGTTACGATAGATTTTAGTGACGCCCAAGATATCAAGCACTTGGAACGAGTCTTAAATGGATTGCCGGTCTTTACGGGTGACCGGGTCAAGGTTAGTCTTGCGGGGGCCAGGAGTCAGTACTTTACTGTTATCGGTACGGCGCCTCAGGGACCGGTACTCATCAATGCGGCAACAAAACTTAAAGTTACTAAATCAGATGCATCAGAAGACCGGAGCTATAGAGCTTCCTATGAGGATGTAGGCGGGCTAGATAAAGAACTCCAACGCGTACGCGAGATGGTTGAGCTACCTCTAAAGTATCAGGAAGTATTTTTCCAGCTTGGAGTGGATGCTCCTAAGGGAGTACTGCTTTATGGCCCGCCTGGCACCGGCAAGACGCTGATGGCCAGAGCGGTAGCCAGTGAAACCAATGCAACGTTTCTTCATGTTAATGGTCCGGAGATTATCAATAAATTCTATGGAGAAAGCGAAGCAAGGCTGAGAGAGATTTTTGAGACTGCTCAACGGCGGGCTCCGGCGATCATCTTTATTGACGAAATTGATGCCATCGCTCCAAAACGGACCGATGTAATAGGTGACGTGGAAAAACGGGTTGTTGCGCAATTGTTGGCCTTAATGGATGGTTTAAAGAGCAGGGGGCAGGTTATTGTCATTGGCGCTACTAATGTACCCGATATGGTTGATCCGGCCCTTCGCCGCCCGGGACGATTTGACCGCGAACTCTCAATTAATCCGCCTGATATGTCTGGAAGATTAAGAATATTAAAAATACATACCCGGTCAATGTCAATTGATCAGTCAGTGGATCTTGAGAAACTTGCCCATATGACCCATGGGTTCGTGGGGGCCGACTTGGCTATTCTCTGCAAGGAAGCCGGCATGAATGCCGTCCGGAGACTGCTGCCGGAAATTGATTTCACGGCAGGAATCAGGGACGATGATTTAGCCAAACTAAAGGTTACCATGGACGATTTTTATACCGCCTTCCGGGAAGTGGAACCAACGGCTACCAGGGAGTTCTTTTCCGACCGTCCTAATGTCAAGTGGGAACAGGTCGGGGGAATGTCAGATATCAAAGATAAATTAAAGTCTTTAGTTGAAATGCCGCTCCAGTACCCTGAACTGTTTAAACAGGCTCAGCACAATATGCCCAAAGGTATAATGCTTACCGGACGACCGGGAACAGGAAAGACTCTCATTGTAAAAGCATTGGCAGGTTCTAGTGGTGCCCATTTTATATCGGTAGATGGTGCAACCCTCAACTCCCGCTGGATTGGCGAGGCAGAAAAAGGTTTGCGGATGATTTTCAAGCGGGCTAAACAAATTGCGCCTTGTATCCTCTTTTTCGACGAGATTGATGCCTTTGCTCCTGTGCGTAACGCGGCAGAGCGGGGTGGAGCAGACCGGCTGGTAAGTCAGTTGTTATTGGAGTTGGATAGCTTAATGGATTCGGCGAACGTGATTGTAGTCGCCGCCACCAACCGGCCTGATATGGTTGATCCCGCCTTGATGCGGCCTGGAAGATTCGATTTTATAGTTGAACTGCCGTTGCCGAACAAAGAAGAGCGTATGGAAATATTCAAGATTCATACCGCCAAATTATCCTTGGCTGATGATGTGGATTTGAAATACTTGGCTGCGGCCACAGATGGTGTGGCAGGTTCTGATATTGAAGCCATATGCAAACACGCATCGATGTCAGCCCTGAAACGGTTGGTTAGTCAAACGCGGAGCTTAGCTGAAATGTCTGCTGGTTATAAGGTGTTAAATGAGGACTTTGGCTATGGTCTGCGGCAAGTAATAAATAGATAA
- a CDS encoding Oxalate oxidoreductase subunit delta, with translation MTLAVAVDAKMQEVTVWTRGVTLAKEARDTATLLAKAGSLEGKYVQSFDNYVDLPDRINVPVKSYARVSPEPIETYYEYENYRPDVVVLAEETLVKGNDILKGCKDGCVVVINTKRDVNKLLKYLSPKENVSKVKAVAAIDADALNAGVFHTFDGTEGCIDDTKIGAGVGAAIAAAVAKASGIVKLESLLKVAENKQAVQQGWDAVQVVKL, from the coding sequence ATGACACTGGCGGTTGCTGTTGACGCCAAGATGCAGGAAGTTACTGTATGGACTAGGGGTGTAACCTTAGCCAAAGAAGCTCGTGACACTGCTACCTTGCTTGCCAAGGCAGGTAGTCTCGAAGGTAAGTATGTTCAATCCTTCGACAACTATGTGGATCTGCCTGACCGGATCAATGTTCCGGTAAAGAGCTACGCTCGGGTTAGCCCTGAGCCTATCGAGACCTATTATGAGTATGAAAACTATCGTCCCGATGTTGTTGTGTTAGCAGAAGAAACACTGGTTAAAGGCAACGACATTCTGAAAGGCTGCAAAGACGGCTGTGTTGTTGTAATTAACACCAAGCGTGATGTTAACAAGTTACTTAAGTACCTTTCCCCGAAAGAAAACGTAAGTAAAGTAAAGGCTGTTGCCGCTATCGACGCTGACGCGCTGAACGCTGGCGTTTTCCATACCTTCGACGGTACCGAAGGTTGTATCGACGATACTAAGATCGGCGCCGGTGTTGGCGCTGCTATAGCTGCTGCTGTTGCGAAAGCCAGCGGTATCGTTAAATTGGAATCCCTGCTCAAAGTTGCTGAAAACAAACAAGCTGTTCAGCAAGGCTGGGATGCCGTTCAAGTCGTTAAACTGTAG
- a CDS encoding Oxalate oxidoreductase subunit delta, whose amino-acid sequence MAKVYKQVPFAAIVPSPQTENEGMVTGNWRFLRPVVDKGQCTECKTCYIYCPDACVNWAKDDGISFNLKYCKGCGICSNVCPVGAIARVPELDFDE is encoded by the coding sequence ATGGCAAAAGTTTATAAACAAGTGCCATTTGCGGCTATTGTTCCTTCCCCTCAGACCGAAAACGAAGGTATGGTCACCGGTAACTGGCGGTTCCTCCGTCCAGTAGTTGATAAAGGTCAATGCACCGAGTGCAAAACCTGCTATATTTACTGTCCAGATGCCTGCGTTAACTGGGCCAAGGACGATGGAATCAGCTTTAACCTTAAGTACTGCAAGGGTTGCGGCATTTGCAGCAACGTATGCCCGGTCGGGGCTATTGCCCGGGTGCCTGAACTTGATTTTGATGAATAA
- a CDS encoding Oxalate oxidoreductase subunit alpha produces the protein MPIKKRGTGLTAVADAWQLADIDVSASYPIRPYTAVMAELAKRIANGTMKCEMVHGEGEHAQFSIAHGASMAGARATTGTSGVGVTYAFETYSPIAGSRCPIQALIGDRTLDPPGDFGSEHTDCLTLRDNGWIYGWAQDAQEALDNSLMYFRIGEDPEIMLPQIVAMDGYFVTHIAQDYEMPDQEQVDKFLPKFNPKFRLDVNNPVIMGPQIEPEMGPPLEWDRHVVMNKVKGKIVEVTEEFGKIFGRKYAPFVEEYMTEDADMVYVLQGAHAVTCRSAIKYLREAGYKIGMCRIRWFRPFPDEALAQILPKFKVAGVVDTGTSYGAPCGGGVLSTEVKAAMSEVPGKPIIQSFTSGLGGETITHEEFFAMAEMMKQTLAAGKIIQSGTWVNFNDYHEGASQINAAKTEAAPSK, from the coding sequence ATGCCGATTAAGAAAAGAGGTACAGGTTTAACTGCGGTTGCAGATGCTTGGCAGCTTGCTGATATCGACGTTTCAGCATCCTATCCTATCCGCCCTTATACTGCGGTCATGGCCGAATTAGCAAAACGGATTGCTAATGGCACTATGAAGTGCGAAATGGTTCATGGTGAAGGCGAACATGCTCAGTTCAGTATTGCTCACGGCGCTTCCATGGCTGGCGCCCGTGCTACCACCGGTACTTCCGGTGTAGGTGTTACCTATGCTTTTGAAACTTATTCTCCAATCGCCGGCAGCCGTTGTCCGATCCAGGCCCTTATCGGCGACCGCACTCTGGATCCTCCCGGTGACTTCGGTTCTGAGCACACTGACTGCCTGACGCTCCGTGACAACGGCTGGATCTATGGCTGGGCCCAAGACGCTCAGGAAGCACTGGACAACAGCTTAATGTATTTCCGGATCGGCGAAGATCCTGAAATCATGTTGCCGCAAATCGTGGCTATGGACGGTTATTTCGTAACCCACATTGCTCAAGATTATGAAATGCCTGACCAAGAGCAAGTTGATAAATTCTTGCCTAAGTTCAATCCTAAGTTCCGTCTTGATGTAAACAATCCGGTTATCATGGGTCCGCAAATTGAGCCGGAAATGGGACCTCCTCTTGAGTGGGACCGCCATGTTGTAATGAATAAAGTTAAAGGAAAAATCGTTGAGGTAACTGAAGAATTCGGTAAAATCTTCGGTCGTAAATATGCTCCGTTCGTTGAAGAGTATATGACTGAAGACGCTGACATGGTATATGTGCTGCAAGGCGCTCATGCCGTAACCTGCCGCAGCGCTATCAAATATCTCCGTGAGGCTGGCTATAAGATTGGTATGTGCAGAATTCGTTGGTTCCGTCCGTTCCCGGATGAAGCTCTTGCTCAAATTCTGCCGAAGTTCAAGGTTGCCGGCGTTGTTGATACTGGTACTTCTTATGGCGCTCCTTGCGGTGGCGGCGTTCTTTCAACTGAAGTTAAAGCTGCTATGTCTGAAGTTCCCGGCAAGCCGATAATTCAAAGCTTTACCTCCGGTTTGGGCGGCGAGACCATTACTCATGAAGAGTTCTTTGCTATGGCTGAAATGATGAAGCAAACTCTGGCAGCCGGCAAGATCATTCAAAGCGGCACCTGGGTTAACTTCAATGACTATCATGAAGGCGCTTCCCAGATTAATGCTGCTAAAACTGAAGCTGCCCCTAGTAAATAA